In one Streptomyces sp. NBC_00597 genomic region, the following are encoded:
- a CDS encoding RNA ligase (ATP), which translates to MSTLRVTAEELTVHEHPNADALELAQVGLYRAVVAKGAYRTGEFAVYIPEQAVLPAGLIEELGLTGRLAGGAADRVKAVRLRGELSQGLVCRPSELAGVDLARAAEEGTDFAERLGITKWAPPVPTTMNGEVEAAPDLLPWVDIENLQRYPDLFEPGEPVVLTEKLHGTACLLTYVADGERVLVSSKGFGSRGLALKEEERNLYWRAVRGHGVPEAAAKAAARLGATRIGVFGEVYGAGVQDLGYGTDARTAAKGPGYAVFDVSAEIDGQVRWLDPQELFPDGELPLVPRLFEGPYALDTVLELASGRETVSGRAVHLREGVVIRPAAERHSPVVGGRAIAKAVSPAYLTRKGGTEYE; encoded by the coding sequence ATGTCGACCTTGCGGGTCACCGCCGAAGAGCTGACCGTCCACGAGCACCCGAACGCCGACGCGCTGGAGCTGGCTCAGGTGGGTCTCTACCGCGCCGTGGTCGCCAAGGGCGCGTACCGCACCGGCGAGTTCGCCGTCTACATACCCGAACAGGCCGTGCTGCCCGCGGGCTTGATCGAGGAGCTCGGCCTGACCGGGCGCCTCGCGGGCGGCGCCGCCGACCGGGTCAAGGCCGTCCGGCTGCGCGGTGAGCTGTCGCAGGGGCTGGTGTGCCGGCCGAGCGAGCTGGCCGGCGTGGACCTGGCGCGGGCGGCCGAGGAGGGCACGGACTTCGCCGAGCGGCTCGGGATCACCAAATGGGCGCCGCCCGTTCCGACGACGATGAACGGGGAGGTGGAGGCCGCGCCCGACCTGCTGCCGTGGGTGGACATCGAGAACCTCCAGCGCTACCCGGACCTCTTCGAGCCGGGTGAGCCGGTCGTCCTCACCGAGAAACTGCACGGCACGGCCTGCCTGCTGACGTACGTCGCGGACGGCGAGCGCGTGCTGGTGTCCTCCAAGGGCTTCGGGTCCAGGGGGCTGGCGCTGAAGGAGGAGGAGCGCAACCTGTACTGGCGGGCCGTACGGGGTCACGGCGTACCGGAGGCGGCCGCGAAGGCCGCCGCCCGGCTGGGCGCCACCCGGATCGGCGTGTTCGGCGAGGTGTACGGCGCGGGAGTCCAGGACCTCGGGTACGGAACCGATGCGCGTACGGCCGCCAAGGGTCCGGGATACGCCGTCTTCGACGTGTCCGCCGAGATCGACGGGCAGGTGCGGTGGCTGGATCCGCAGGAGCTGTTCCCGGACGGCGAGCTGCCGCTCGTACCGCGACTGTTCGAGGGCCCGTACGCGCTCGACACGGTGCTGGAGCTGGCCAGTGGCCGGGAGACGGTGTCCGGCCGGGCCGTGCACCTGCGCGAGGGCGTCGTGATCCGCCCGGCCGCGGAGCGCCACAGTCCGGTCGTCGGCGGCCGCGCCATCGCCAAGGCGGTCAGTCCGGCGTACCTGACCCGCAAGGGGGGCACGGAGTACGAGTGA